One window from the genome of Elephas maximus indicus isolate mEleMax1 chromosome 8, mEleMax1 primary haplotype, whole genome shotgun sequence encodes:
- the FERD3L gene encoding fer3-like protein, translated as MAAYPENCVDATMLDFVADLSLASPGAPLLCDFASGVPFGDRALLLREGRPRSLVHFEEGDPEDEECEVDEGDEEEEERERGASLLGRPKRKRVITYAQRQAANIRERKRMFNLNEAFDQLRRKVPTFAYEKRLSRIETLRLAIVYISFMTELLESYEKKETG; from the coding sequence ATGGCGGCCTATCCCGAGAACTGCGTGGACGCCACCATGCTGGACTTCGTCGCAGACCTGTCCCTGGCCTCTCCGGGGGCCCCTCTCCTTTGCGACTTTGCTTCTGGGGTCCCCTTTGGGGATCGAGCCCTTCTGCTCCGAGAGGGAAGGCCCAGAAGCCTGGTGCACTTCGAGGAGGGGGACCCGGAGGATGAGGAGTGCGAAGTAGACGAGGGGGACGAGGAGGAAGAGGAGCGCGAGAGAGGCGCCTCCCTGCTGGGACGTCCGAAGAGGAAAAGGGTGATCACCTACGCCCAGCGCCAGGCAGCCAACATCCGCGAGAGAAAGCGGATGTTCAACCTCAACGAGGCCTTCGACCAGCTGCGAAGAAAGGTGCCCACATTTGCTTATGAAAAGAGGCTGTCCCGGATCGAGACCCTGCGCCTGGCCATCGTCTACATCTCCTTCATGACTGAGCTCTTGGAGAGCTACGAGAAGAAAGAAACCGGCTGA